A genomic window from Cloacibacillus evryensis DSM 19522 includes:
- a CDS encoding GntR family transcriptional regulator: protein MDAAKHQDEHKKDQSLSSMVYETLKQRIINGELLPGSVMMERTLAEDFKISRTPVREALKLLLQEGWIVWEERRKAVVSEIKESDVIELFKLRDMIEHFAIKSIIESGEPQVLAGSLVPITNEMEKLKDSPTEFMKKDMEFHSAIVDKLGITKLAPLWSKIYDDMMRLDVQSIYPKRDADLIVAEHRRLINAFWNGDVGEALECISEHCAQILKVYQLKHTAKKEN from the coding sequence ATGGACGCCGCAAAGCATCAGGATGAACATAAAAAAGACCAGAGCCTTTCCTCAATGGTTTATGAGACGCTCAAGCAGAGGATAATCAACGGCGAACTTCTGCCCGGAAGCGTTATGATGGAGAGGACGCTCGCCGAGGATTTTAAGATCAGCCGCACGCCGGTGCGCGAGGCGCTGAAACTCCTGCTGCAGGAAGGCTGGATCGTCTGGGAGGAGCGCCGCAAGGCGGTGGTCTCCGAGATAAAGGAGTCCGACGTCATCGAGCTTTTTAAATTGAGGGACATGATAGAGCATTTCGCGATCAAGAGCATAATAGAATCGGGCGAGCCGCAGGTGCTTGCCGGTTCGCTCGTCCCGATAACGAACGAAATGGAAAAGCTCAAGGATTCGCCCACCGAGTTTATGAAGAAGGATATGGAATTTCACAGCGCGATCGTGGACAAGCTCGGGATCACGAAGCTGGCGCCGCTCTGGTCCAAGATCTACGACGACATGATGCGCCTCGACGTCCAGTCGATCTATCCGAAAAGGGACGCCGACCTGATCGTCGCCGAGCACCGCCGCCTCATAAACGCCTTCTGGAACGGCGACGTCGGCGAGGCGCTCGAATGTATCAGCGAACACTGCGCGCAGATACTGAAGGTTTATCAGTTGAAGCACACCGCAAAAAAAGAAAACTGA
- a CDS encoding MFS transporter: MKYFFLAVLLAAYFMSNLMRVSGVVVLPPLAVSMGLSAAAVAFLSSLFFYTYGASYGVWGVLVDNRGPFVCCGASLLLAAAGCFTMGASASALAIGAGRALCGLGMASAFTALLMYCAYAFSRENYPALVGMCLVVGHSGTVAAVAPLGWCLDLAGPRGVFFALAFAALLLGAILLAFKERDPRLAFSAGTRRLAVKEVVSELVATAKTSWRLFPLRVVMLTWASTAAAIAALQGLWAVSWIQSAAGAELSSARLCATLISVGLVVGPAAGGFFFKRCPPRHEKRAFLWCCVLNQLSWLLWMAAPRFGDAAAVFGAAGFAIGFFNGAGYVFTGNAVRALAPLDKNAGIIGVINMLIYLGVIVFQWGTGAVLDLFSAGAAGYYKEEGFLLGFGVILLIQGWSFYQITKVRAFYK, from the coding sequence ATGAAGTATTTCTTCCTTGCCGTGCTGCTGGCGGCCTATTTCATGAGCAACCTGATGCGCGTCTCGGGCGTGGTCGTCCTGCCGCCGCTCGCCGTGTCGATGGGACTCTCCGCGGCCGCCGTCGCCTTTCTTTCGAGCCTCTTTTTCTACACCTACGGCGCGAGTTACGGAGTTTGGGGCGTACTGGTGGACAATAGGGGGCCCTTCGTCTGCTGCGGAGCGTCGCTGCTGCTGGCCGCCGCCGGCTGTTTTACGATGGGAGCCTCCGCCTCGGCCCTCGCCATCGGCGCGGGGCGCGCTCTCTGCGGCCTGGGGATGGCGAGCGCCTTCACGGCGCTTCTGATGTACTGCGCCTACGCCTTTTCCCGGGAAAATTATCCGGCGCTGGTGGGAATGTGCCTTGTGGTCGGGCATTCGGGGACGGTGGCGGCGGTCGCCCCGCTGGGCTGGTGCCTCGACCTTGCCGGGCCGCGCGGCGTATTCTTCGCCCTTGCCTTCGCGGCGCTTCTGCTGGGCGCCATCCTGCTGGCCTTCAAAGAGCGCGATCCGCGCCTTGCCTTCTCCGCAGGAACGCGGCGGCTCGCCGTCAAGGAGGTGGTCTCGGAGCTTGTCGCGACGGCCAAAACATCGTGGCGGCTCTTTCCGCTGCGCGTCGTCATGCTCACCTGGGCTTCGACAGCCGCGGCCATCGCCGCGCTGCAGGGGCTGTGGGCGGTCAGCTGGATACAGAGCGCGGCCGGCGCGGAGCTTTCCTCGGCGCGCCTCTGCGCCACGCTGATAAGCGTCGGGCTCGTCGTCGGTCCGGCGGCGGGCGGTTTCTTCTTCAAACGCTGTCCGCCCCGCCATGAAAAAAGGGCCTTTCTCTGGTGCTGTGTGCTGAATCAGCTAAGCTGGCTTTTGTGGATGGCCGCGCCGCGTTTCGGAGACGCCGCCGCCGTTTTCGGAGCGGCGGGCTTCGCGATAGGTTTTTTCAACGGCGCGGGCTACGTCTTTACGGGAAACGCGGTGCGCGCCCTCGCGCCGCTTGATAAAAACGCTGGGATCATCGGAGTGATAAACATGCTCATCTACCTCGGCGTGATAGTTTTCCAGTGGGGCACGGGCGCGGTGCTCGATCTCTTTTCCGCCGGAGCGGCCGGATATTATAAAGAAGAAGGTTTTCTTCTCGGTTTTGGCGTTATTTTGCTCATTCAGGGCTGGAGTTTTTACCAGATAACGAAGGTCCGGGCCTTTTATAAATAA
- a CDS encoding sugar phosphate isomerase/epimerase family protein translates to MRFSIIAVDIPLPADFPFPLRGSYEECARRAAAFGYEAIELQIQNPLDYDYAAVRRSLERYGMRASAVTTGLSYLFEGHNMSAKDSSVRAKTVERLKRQLDFARELDSQILIGFLRGRMEADDTAEQYESRLSESMYKIIEYADEIDGRICFEQINRRDGDLYNSTAETLRFIEKFRSKRLFYNADTYHMISEEGDVAAALRLAKERMSLFHVSDCGRLLPDDRHFNFRAAAAALRSIDYDGWVTIECRPVPDEDSVARDGIAYLSNIFCPARCAVR, encoded by the coding sequence ATGAGATTCAGCATAATAGCAGTGGATATTCCGCTGCCTGCAGACTTCCCGTTCCCTTTGCGCGGCAGCTATGAGGAGTGCGCGCGGCGCGCCGCCGCGTTCGGGTACGAGGCGATCGAGCTGCAGATACAGAACCCGCTCGATTACGACTACGCGGCGGTGCGCAGGAGCCTGGAACGTTACGGGATGCGCGCCTCCGCTGTGACGACCGGCCTCAGTTACCTCTTCGAGGGACACAATATGAGCGCGAAGGATTCCTCGGTACGCGCGAAGACGGTGGAACGGCTCAAACGCCAGCTGGATTTTGCGCGCGAGCTGGACAGCCAGATATTGATAGGTTTTCTGCGCGGCCGCATGGAGGCCGACGACACCGCGGAGCAGTACGAATCGCGCCTCTCCGAAAGCATGTACAAAATAATCGAATACGCCGACGAGATCGACGGGCGCATCTGCTTCGAGCAGATCAACCGGCGCGACGGCGACCTCTATAATTCGACGGCGGAGACGCTGCGCTTCATCGAAAAGTTCCGCTCAAAGCGTCTCTTTTACAACGCCGACACCTATCACATGATCAGCGAGGAGGGGGATGTCGCGGCGGCGCTGCGGCTGGCAAAGGAGCGGATGAGCCTTTTCCACGTCTCGGACTGCGGGCGGCTGCTGCCCGACGACCGGCATTTCAACTTCCGCGCGGCGGCGGCGGCGCTGCGCTCGATCGACTACGACGGCTGGGTGACGATAGAATGCCGTCCCGTGCCCGACGAGGACAGCGTAGCGCGCGATGGGATAGCGTACTTGAGTAATATCTTTTGCCCGGCGCGGTGCGCGGTGAGATGA
- a CDS encoding TRAP transporter large permease has product MLLLTVGFIALLLVGVPIGITLIIASSIPSFLDPKFIVDLEYIVMAMVSGLDVTTQLAIPLFMLSGIIMGYGQISKLLFDVFSFFIGKCTGGLPCAVVVTCLFYGAISGSGPATTAAVGMMTIPLLVSLGYELSFCAALVAVAGGLGVIIPPSIPFIMYSNSSSVSVGDMFVGGVMPGILIGAMLMGYAWFYCKKHGEDKEKINASVDKLRAQGLWKILRHSSWALMTPIIVLGGIYGGIVTPTEAALVSVLYSLFISLFVYKTVTYRDIVPILVQTSRTLVPCVLIIGAAAAFAKVLAVLHVPQLVAETLGGLVENKILLLVVINAILLVIGMLIDTGASILIMTPIFLPVIMMAGINPVHFGVLMVVNLAIGFVTPPVGMNLFVAAAMTKLSAMTVARKAVPLLAVFAVALIIITYVPQVTLCLIGN; this is encoded by the coding sequence ATGCTTTTGCTTACGGTCGGATTCATCGCGCTGCTTTTAGTGGGCGTGCCTATTGGCATCACACTGATAATCGCCTCTTCGATACCAAGCTTTCTGGACCCGAAATTTATCGTCGACCTTGAGTATATAGTCATGGCGATGGTGTCCGGGCTTGACGTGACGACGCAGCTTGCGATCCCGCTCTTTATGCTTTCGGGGATAATCATGGGCTACGGCCAGATATCGAAGCTGCTCTTCGACGTCTTTTCGTTCTTTATCGGCAAATGCACGGGCGGCCTGCCCTGCGCTGTCGTCGTCACCTGTCTCTTCTACGGCGCGATCTCCGGCTCCGGCCCCGCCACCACCGCGGCGGTAGGGATGATGACGATCCCGCTTCTCGTGAGCCTTGGCTATGAGCTTAGCTTCTGCGCCGCACTCGTCGCCGTCGCCGGCGGCCTCGGCGTGATAATCCCGCCGAGCATCCCATTCATAATGTATTCAAACAGCAGCAGCGTCTCGGTCGGCGACATGTTTGTCGGCGGCGTGATGCCCGGGATACTTATTGGTGCGATGCTAATGGGATACGCCTGGTTCTACTGCAAGAAGCACGGAGAGGATAAGGAAAAGATCAACGCATCAGTCGACAAACTGCGCGCGCAGGGACTTTGGAAGATACTGCGCCACAGCTCCTGGGCGCTGATGACGCCGATCATCGTTCTCGGCGGCATCTACGGAGGGATCGTAACGCCTACGGAGGCGGCTCTCGTGTCGGTGCTGTACTCGCTCTTTATCAGCCTCTTCGTCTATAAGACGGTCACATACAGGGATATCGTTCCAATTCTTGTACAGACGTCGCGGACTCTCGTTCCCTGTGTGCTGATAATCGGCGCGGCGGCGGCCTTCGCGAAGGTTTTGGCCGTTCTTCATGTCCCGCAGCTCGTGGCGGAAACCCTCGGGGGACTCGTGGAAAACAAGATTCTGCTGCTGGTCGTAATAAACGCGATCCTGCTTGTGATAGGAATGCTTATAGACACCGGAGCGTCGATCCTCATCATGACGCCGATCTTCCTGCCCGTGATCATGATGGCGGGAATAAATCCGGTGCACTTCGGCGTGCTGATGGTCGTGAACCTCGCCATAGGCTTCGTGACGCCGCCCGTGGGCATGAATCTCTTTGTGGCCGCGGCGATGACGAAGCTTTCCGCCATGACCGTCGCGAGAAAAGCGGTGCCTCTGCTCGCGGTATTCGCCGTCGCGCTTATAATCATAACCTATGTCCCGCAGGTCACACTCTGCCTGATTGGCAATTAA
- a CDS encoding TRAP transporter small permease, with protein sequence MKLLHWLDKYFEVSLISLGIAVLVVVMTAQITLSVFFSSFLSWSEELCRHVFVCITFLGISLSIKENIAIKLDVVMEFISERAKMILSLVSYGVMLVYFTILIRPSTILAERMGHTAATTLPYSLDLIYWTIVFSIVLSMIRLAQLGYVTIRMLACGSENRGGTK encoded by the coding sequence ATGAAACTGCTGCACTGGCTGGACAAGTATTTTGAGGTATCGCTGATATCCCTTGGCATCGCGGTTCTCGTCGTCGTAATGACGGCGCAGATAACGCTGAGCGTCTTTTTCTCCTCATTCCTTTCATGGTCGGAGGAGTTGTGCCGTCACGTCTTCGTCTGCATAACATTTCTGGGGATCAGCCTTTCAATAAAGGAGAATATCGCGATAAAACTCGACGTGGTGATGGAGTTTATCTCAGAGCGCGCTAAAATGATCCTCTCGCTTGTGTCTTACGGCGTGATGCTCGTATATTTTACGATCCTGATCCGTCCTTCCACGATTCTGGCGGAACGGATGGGGCACACGGCGGCGACGACACTGCCATATTCGCTTGACCTCATATACTGGACGATCGTTTTTTCGATAGTCCTGTCGATGATCAGATTGGCACAGCTCGGATATGTTACTATCAGGATGCTTGCCTGTGGTTCTGAAAATAGAGGAGGTACGAAGTAA
- a CDS encoding TRAP transporter substrate-binding protein, giving the protein MKRNIYGVILTATAVISMVFGGIFGGAAAAAEIKPRTMVFHYAGPLDCTNARFANNFKELVEKKSGGKLKVDVFGQNILGTDIDCLSTMKVGKVDFMVTVPAMVVNVIPALAVYDIPFTFKDVKSARKALADPQWLAVIGREYEKAGYHLLSTTDSNFRIISTNKEIKSIGDFKGMKLRTMENKNHIAFFEALGVKATPLNASEVYLALQQGMLQGQENPYSQVYDKKLYEVQKYVTNSNHIFHNIIFFTGQATWKSLQPEAQKIIAEAANETAKMICEYSDKSEEGFRDKLVKERGMKFIDFDKIPGLRDQLRKATLKGARERAAKQVDPKLLEAYLKTCGIKD; this is encoded by the coding sequence ATGAAGAGGAATATTTATGGCGTGATCTTAACGGCGACAGCCGTCATTTCGATGGTATTCGGCGGTATTTTCGGAGGCGCGGCCGCCGCGGCGGAAATCAAGCCGAGAACGATGGTCTTTCACTATGCGGGGCCTCTCGACTGTACGAACGCGCGTTTTGCCAACAATTTTAAGGAACTGGTCGAGAAAAAGAGCGGCGGGAAGCTTAAGGTCGACGTATTCGGACAGAATATTCTCGGCACGGATATCGACTGCCTTTCAACGATGAAGGTCGGCAAGGTGGACTTCATGGTCACGGTTCCCGCGATGGTCGTCAACGTCATCCCCGCGCTTGCCGTCTATGACATCCCGTTTACCTTCAAGGACGTCAAATCCGCGAGGAAGGCTCTGGCCGACCCTCAGTGGCTCGCGGTGATAGGCAGGGAATATGAGAAGGCCGGATATCATCTGCTCTCGACGACAGATTCCAACTTCCGCATCATCTCGACTAATAAGGAGATCAAGAGCATCGGCGATTTCAAGGGTATGAAGCTGCGCACGATGGAAAACAAAAACCATATCGCCTTCTTCGAAGCTTTGGGCGTGAAGGCGACGCCACTCAACGCCTCAGAGGTATACCTTGCGCTGCAGCAGGGAATGCTTCAGGGGCAGGAGAATCCGTACAGCCAGGTCTATGACAAGAAGCTTTACGAGGTCCAGAAGTATGTGACCAACAGCAACCATATCTTCCACAATATAATATTCTTTACGGGACAGGCGACATGGAAGTCGCTGCAGCCCGAGGCGCAGAAGATAATAGCGGAGGCGGCCAATGAGACGGCAAAGATGATATGCGAATATTCCGATAAGTCGGAAGAGGGCTTCCGCGACAAGCTTGTCAAAGAGCGCGGCATGAAGTTTATTGACTTTGACAAAATTCCCGGCCTCAGGGACCAGCTTCGCAAAGCCACGCTCAAGGGAGCCAGGGAGCGCGCCGCAAAGCAGGTCGATCCGAAATTGCTTGAAGCATATCTTAAAACATGCGGCATAAAAGACTAA
- a CDS encoding VOC family protein, giving the protein MKIAAKRLKQVGMVVTDIDKAIEHWVGLGAGEFRKFFLSSSRGTCGPVFKNGRPHRIESSMAVADFNGVQIELMQPLDDQSIYYDFLQECGEGLHHLCFDTDDIPFDELNAYMKSRYGDPTFNGIGALTQFAYYDCRKEMGTFIEVVTKKPE; this is encoded by the coding sequence ATGAAGATAGCGGCAAAAAGATTGAAGCAGGTAGGCATGGTGGTGACGGATATCGACAAGGCAATTGAGCATTGGGTCGGCCTTGGCGCGGGGGAGTTCCGGAAATTTTTCCTGAGTTCCTCACGCGGCACATGCGGCCCGGTATTTAAGAACGGGCGTCCCCATCGAATCGAATCGAGCATGGCCGTGGCGGATTTTAACGGTGTGCAGATCGAGCTGATGCAGCCGCTCGACGACCAGAGCATCTATTATGATTTTCTGCAAGAGTGCGGCGAGGGGCTTCACCATCTCTGTTTTGACACCGACGATATCCCGTTCGACGAATTGAACGCCTATATGAAGAGCAGATACGGCGATCCGACATTCAACGGTATCGGGGCGCTGACGCAGTTTGCCTACTACGACTGCCGCAAAGAGATGGGGACCTTCATCGAAGTCGTGACGAAGAAGCCGGAGTAA
- a CDS encoding sugar phosphate isomerase/epimerase family protein: MRKYSLVHLTRMCWTLPEMIYNAAAAGYDYVSPRTINRGAPAELVHDIASDRELFALTERAVKETGVPIIDIELIKINDSIKDIREFAPDLEAAACLGVRNLTTNIWTGNVSFYEEKFAGLCDLAAEFEMSVNLEFVTWSDVKDLKESLALIKKTGRKNTRVAFDLLHTFRSGVTPEEVAACPRELIAPVAHICDAPAEIDPRGLAYTAGNERLYPGEGALPVAEYAAALPPETVLGLEIPHAERTKRLGAEEHVRRVLSRSKKYFAEHGIA, from the coding sequence ATGAGAAAGTATTCGCTCGTACATCTGACAAGAATGTGCTGGACGCTGCCGGAGATGATATATAACGCGGCCGCCGCGGGCTACGACTATGTGAGTCCGCGGACGATCAACCGCGGCGCGCCGGCGGAGCTGGTCCACGACATCGCTTCCGACAGGGAACTTTTCGCGCTTACGGAGCGGGCGGTGAAGGAGACTGGCGTTCCCATCATCGATATCGAGTTGATAAAAATCAACGATTCTATAAAGGATATCCGCGAGTTCGCGCCCGACCTTGAGGCGGCGGCGTGCCTCGGTGTGAGGAACCTGACGACGAATATCTGGACGGGGAACGTCTCGTTCTACGAAGAAAAGTTTGCCGGGCTCTGCGATCTCGCCGCCGAGTTTGAGATGTCGGTCAATTTGGAATTTGTAACCTGGTCCGACGTTAAGGATCTGAAAGAATCCCTCGCGCTCATAAAAAAGACTGGCAGGAAGAACACGCGCGTCGCCTTCGACCTGCTCCACACCTTCCGTTCCGGCGTTACGCCGGAGGAGGTCGCCGCCTGCCCGCGCGAACTGATCGCCCCGGTGGCCCACATCTGCGACGCGCCCGCCGAGATCGACCCGCGAGGCCTTGCGTACACGGCCGGCAATGAAAGGCTCTATCCGGGCGAAGGCGCGCTGCCCGTCGCGGAGTACGCGGCGGCGCTGCCGCCGGAGACTGTCTTGGGCCTTGAGATACCGCACGCGGAACGCACGAAGCGGCTTGGGGCGGAGGAGCATGTAAGACGGGTGCTTAGCCGCTCCAAGAAATATTTTGCGGAGCACGGCATCGCATAG
- a CDS encoding shikimate dehydrogenase family protein: protein MFNSTVNTKFIGLFGNPLGQSAAAYLHNSVYQALGMDCFYAPYEIEMEDLEHVVRNLKRFHFGGASVTMPFKTVVYKYLDGLDESSRCTEVVNTIVVDGEGRLIGYNTDGSGCVKAFETRCGMNIAEHKFLILGAGGAASAVAAALAKSGAKDLKVLNIKEDFALAEKLQSRIEIFYPGRCTVDYMNDETIEKNLADYDVVVHATKVGMYPKSDAVLFNTEWLSPAHTVCDVVYVPAETKLLAEAKARGCATLSGLWMNINGAIEQMRLWFGIEAPADFMYLAEMNFLRAQGRLKS from the coding sequence ATGTTCAATTCGACAGTCAACACAAAATTTATCGGGCTTTTCGGCAATCCGCTGGGGCAGAGCGCGGCGGCATATCTGCACAACAGCGTCTATCAGGCGCTGGGCATGGACTGTTTTTACGCGCCGTACGAAATTGAAATGGAGGACCTCGAGCATGTCGTGAGGAATCTCAAGCGGTTCCATTTCGGCGGCGCCTCCGTGACGATGCCCTTCAAAACTGTCGTCTACAAGTACCTGGACGGCCTTGACGAATCGTCGCGCTGTACGGAGGTCGTCAACACTATCGTCGTCGACGGGGAGGGACGGCTCATCGGGTACAACACGGACGGCTCCGGTTGTGTCAAGGCTTTTGAGACGCGCTGCGGTATGAACATCGCCGAGCATAAGTTCCTCATTCTCGGCGCGGGCGGCGCGGCGAGCGCGGTGGCGGCGGCCCTCGCAAAGAGCGGCGCGAAGGACCTGAAGGTGCTCAACATCAAAGAGGACTTCGCGCTCGCGGAGAAGCTGCAAAGCAGAATAGAGATCTTCTATCCGGGCCGCTGCACCGTTGATTATATGAATGACGAAACGATAGAGAAAAATCTCGCCGACTACGACGTCGTCGTCCATGCGACAAAGGTCGGGATGTACCCTAAGTCGGACGCGGTACTTTTCAATACGGAGTGGCTTTCGCCCGCGCACACGGTCTGCGACGTTGTCTACGTTCCCGCGGAGACGAAGCTGCTTGCCGAGGCGAAGGCGCGCGGCTGCGCGACGCTTTCGGGCCTTTGGATGAATATCAACGGCGCGATAGAGCAGATGCGCCTCTGGTTCGGCATTGAGGCCCCGGCCGATTTCATGTATCTCGCCGAGATGAATTTCCTGCGCGCGCAGGGCCGGCTCAAATCATAA
- a CDS encoding molybdenum ABC transporter ATP-binding protein, which produces MLEIDVVKRLGGFSLEVRANIAEAGITALVGPSGAGKSTAAKLMAGLLAPDRGRIAFNGTVFFDSAAGVNIPAERRGIGFVFQEHRLFPHMSVMRNLAYGSFAGGRRTKADLLRTAEIFGISALLDRRPDTLSGGESQRVSLARAILAAENFIIMDEPLSSLDEARRDDLMGYIERIPGHFGLPIIYITHSREEVMRLAKNVILIEEGRVKGRGSPAGLMGRGGSASRECQE; this is translated from the coding sequence ATGTTGGAGATCGATGTCGTAAAAAGGCTCGGCGGCTTTTCGCTCGAGGTGAGGGCCAATATCGCTGAGGCGGGGATCACGGCGCTCGTCGGGCCGTCAGGCGCGGGAAAGAGCACGGCGGCAAAGCTCATGGCGGGGTTGCTCGCGCCCGACCGAGGCAGGATCGCCTTTAACGGGACTGTATTCTTCGATTCCGCCGCCGGCGTGAACATTCCCGCCGAGCGGCGCGGGATCGGTTTCGTCTTTCAGGAGCACCGACTCTTCCCCCACATGTCGGTGATGAGGAATCTCGCCTACGGCTCTTTTGCCGGAGGCAGGCGGACGAAGGCGGATCTCCTGCGGACGGCGGAGATTTTCGGCATTTCGGCGCTGCTCGACCGCCGCCCCGACACGCTCTCGGGCGGCGAGAGCCAGCGCGTTTCGCTGGCGCGCGCGATATTGGCGGCGGAAAATTTCATTATTATGGACGAGCCGCTTTCGTCGCTCGACGAGGCGCGCAGGGACGACCTTATGGGCTATATCGAGAGGATACCGGGACATTTCGGCCTCCCGATAATTTATATAACGCACAGCAGGGAGGAGGTAATGCGGCTCGCGAAAAATGTGATTTTGATCGAAGAGGGCCGGGTGAAGGGGCGCGGAAGCCCCGCTGGATTGATGGGGAGAGGCGGCAGTGCCTCTCGCGAATGTCAGGAATAA
- the modA gene encoding molybdate ABC transporter substrate-binding protein: MKRLLTALLVLLVFCAEARAATPAVTTGAGYMKMVQELAAAYKSDTGKQVQEVYGGNIGQMLAQIEAGNGVNVVISDKGALKTAKSDVRIAKMQPLGATVLVLAWRKGIELSSPNDLTGDKVKSVAYPDPKAAIYGRAAAKYLETTGLGAKIAPKVSQVSTVPQVFSYLVSGEMDAGFVNRVVARAGKDKIGGSLEIPSGYPPIEMVAAVVEGAENDPAVADFLKFLGGNRAGAIMKKHGVQ; encoded by the coding sequence ATGAAAAGGTTACTTACGGCGCTGCTCGTCCTGCTGGTTTTCTGCGCGGAGGCGCGCGCCGCAACGCCCGCCGTCACCACGGGAGCAGGCTATATGAAGATGGTCCAGGAGTTGGCGGCGGCCTATAAGAGCGATACCGGCAAACAGGTGCAGGAGGTATACGGCGGCAATATCGGCCAGATGCTCGCGCAGATCGAGGCCGGCAACGGCGTGAATGTCGTGATAAGCGACAAGGGAGCGCTGAAAACCGCGAAGTCTGACGTGAGGATCGCGAAGATGCAGCCGCTTGGAGCGACTGTGCTGGTCCTGGCCTGGCGCAAGGGGATAGAACTCTCTTCGCCGAACGATCTGACGGGCGATAAGGTGAAGTCGGTCGCCTATCCCGATCCGAAGGCGGCGATCTACGGCCGCGCCGCCGCGAAGTATCTTGAAACAACCGGCCTCGGGGCGAAGATAGCGCCGAAGGTATCGCAGGTCTCGACCGTACCGCAGGTCTTTTCTTATCTGGTATCGGGCGAGATGGACGCGGGCTTCGTGAACCGCGTCGTCGCGCGCGCGGGCAAGGATAAGATCGGCGGCTCGCTGGAGATCCCCTCGGGCTATCCGCCGATCGAGATGGTGGCCGCCGTCGTTGAAGGGGCGGAGAACGACCCGGCCGTCGCCGATTTTCTTAAATTCCTCGGCGGTAACAGGGCGGGAGCCATAATGAAGAAGCACGGCGTGCAGTAG
- a CDS encoding molybdate ABC transporter permease subunit, with the protein MFSIRLTLTSCGAALALFLALGLPAAYWFSRSRSPGAKAAAFFITLPLVFPPIALGYMLLLLLGRNGPLGAPFEHYLGLRLVFSTGAVILSAFVAGLPLFVRPVQAAFQSPGIMKLEEASRVLGCGPVKTFFFVTMPLAKRSILSGLLLAVARASGEVGVTMMLGGNIAGRTNTLSLEIFNSVSRGDFDEATSLCLLLGSVSMAIYFILDRLQKES; encoded by the coding sequence TTGTTTTCCATAAGGCTGACGCTGACGAGCTGCGGCGCGGCGCTGGCGCTCTTTCTCGCGCTGGGGCTGCCCGCGGCGTACTGGTTCAGCCGTTCGCGTTCGCCGGGCGCGAAGGCGGCGGCCTTTTTTATCACGCTGCCGCTCGTCTTCCCGCCGATCGCGCTCGGCTATATGCTGCTTCTGCTGCTCGGACGCAACGGCCCTCTGGGGGCTCCGTTCGAGCATTATCTGGGACTGCGGCTGGTCTTTTCGACCGGAGCGGTGATTTTGAGCGCCTTTGTCGCGGGGCTGCCGCTCTTTGTGCGCCCCGTGCAGGCGGCATTCCAAAGCCCGGGGATAATGAAGCTCGAAGAGGCTTCCCGCGTGCTGGGCTGCGGCCCCGTCAAGACGTTTTTCTTCGTGACGATGCCGCTCGCAAAGCGGAGCATCCTCTCGGGACTGTTGCTCGCGGTGGCGCGCGCCTCGGGAGAGGTCGGCGTCACGATGATGCTCGGCGGCAATATCGCCGGGCGCACAAACACGCTGTCGCTGGAGATTTTCAACAGCGTCTCGCGCGGCGATTTCGACGAGGCGACCAGCCTCTGCCTGCTGCTGGGCTCGGTCAGCATGGCGATCTATTTTATTCTGGACAGACTGCAAAAGGAGAGCTGA